The genomic region AATTCCTGTATTTGATACTCCTCAAGAAGTAGAATGGACCAGTTTTGCTTGCGTGTTGATCCGCCAAAAAGTAATTGAGCAAATTGGCTATTTAGATGAAGGTTACTTCATGTATTTTGAGGATATTGACTATTGCAGGCGCGCGCAAGCTGCCGGATGGAAGATACTACACTGTCCTGATGCTAGAGTTGTACATCTTAGGGGGGGTAGTGGTTCTGTTAAATCAGATTTAGCTACCCGCAAGCGTCCCAGAGCTTATCTCTACGCCTCTAGAGCTAGGTATTTCACTAAATTCTACGGTCAAGCCGGCTTATGGACGGCTAATCTTTTATGGATGGCTGGAAGAGCAATTTCTCTAGGACGGGAATTAATTGGTAACAAGGAACCCCATATATGCGATCGCCAGTCTCAAGATATTTGGATTAACTTTTTACAGCCTTTAAAAGAACCAACATTACCGACAACTAAAAATTCATGAGTAAGCTTCCTGACTTCATCATCATCGGTGCTATGAAGTCCGCTACCAGCACCCTCCACGAACAATTAGCCGCACAACCTGGCATCTTTATGAGTTCTCCAAAAGAGCCAAATTTCTTTAGTGACGAACCTCAGTATGCTAAAGGGATGTCATGGTACACTTCACTCTTTAAAGATGCTGCTGTAGGCGATCTTTGTGGGGAATCTAGCACTCACTACACTAAACTCCCAACCTATCCGAAAACGGTGACACGGATCTGGGAACACATACCAGATGTGAAAATGATCTATGTGATGCGTCATCCTATAGATCGCTTAGTCTCTCAATACATTCACCAATGGACTCAACGGGAAACCTCAATAGATATCAATCAAGCTATTCAGCAACATCCCGAATTAATCGCTTACAGCCAATATTCTCAGCAACTAGAACCATATTTTGCCACTTTTGGTCAGGGAAAGATCTTGCCTGTATTTTTTGAAAGACTATTACACGAATCCCAAGAAGAATTAAC from Merismopedia glauca CCAP 1448/3 harbors:
- a CDS encoding sulfotransferase family protein, encoding MSKLPDFIIIGAMKSATSTLHEQLAAQPGIFMSSPKEPNFFSDEPQYAKGMSWYTSLFKDAAVGDLCGESSTHYTKLPTYPKTVTRIWEHIPDVKMIYVMRHPIDRLVSQYIHQWTQRETSIDINQAIQQHPELIAYSQYSQQLEPYFATFGQGKILPVFFERLLHESQEELTRVCQFIGYEGKAVWNWELDAQNVSSQRMQKNSWRDFLVEFPVLKTVRKNLIPQSWRDRIKSLWMMKQKPQINPEQMTYLKALFDKDLEIVGSWLGTELDCDRYKQIVRSRSLNWY